Within Spinacia oleracea cultivar Varoflay chromosome 4, BTI_SOV_V1, whole genome shotgun sequence, the genomic segment tatagttactatatatttgaaataggtattatgtttattttatcatgatttgttgccatatgtttatttttttcaatagttattgtatgttttatatagttattatatgtttgaaatatgtactatatgttagtttattatgttatgtgcatgttttttaTGCTTATTCTACATTTTTAGTGatgtagttactatattatggatcgagttactatattattatcacaccaactatgtctgcaactttgtgactaaatgaccatcaataatatttataggtactatatcttgtattatagtaactatatgtttggtatagttttttatgtatattgtaatgttatttttatgttgtttgttgtcctctatgttattagtataagagttactatgttatgatcacaataactatatgatcataaaaATAACTATATCTGGAACCCtgctcgtatatgactatcattaatattaagagatactatatcatgtataatagtaactatatgtttttaatagttactatgttatcattatgttcttttatgttctttttatgttctttctttgtacactatgttattagtaataaaaatGACTATACTattatgacagtaactatatgactataacaataacaataactatatctgcaatTCTGCGAGTATCTTACGAAAGAGAAATTGTTGGCTGGATCATTAATTTACAATGGACAACGGTATGAAGAGAAGTTGTTGCAAAAACATGGTCAAggacaacaaaataaaattttgtggcccaaaaaaaaaaattgggtaaCGGATTTCAACATTGTCGCCCATAAAATGTTTTGGGCTACCGAAAATGTTCTTGTCGCCCAAAATCAGATCTTTGGGCAACGGAACCATACGTTGTCGCCTTTTGTCCTATTTTGGGCTACAAGTATAATTTTCGTCGCCCATAATTTAATTACTAGCTCGTCGCCCAAGCCTatttttcttgtagtggtactttttagttcaaaaatatTTGAGTTTAATGTGTCTTTATTGAATAGATGTAaataattagaatgtcgtagctaaaaataattaatcatgtagttaatgttttcttattattgttcaagagttgtaattactcttacttttgatatagtcactcttttttttatttcagtaattatatgaaataatagtaactataatcgaaaaagttactatatgacctctaaagcatctatattatattttttattttaaaatatacttcgtagtaattgttctacagttaaatttatttttctatatgATTTAGTTACTCCTTAgatagaatagttattcttatcgaaatggctatattattattttttcatagttactattatgaagatatagttactttacagaacatatagttactctgtggataaaatagttattcttatcgcaatgaatatatttttttcatagttactattatgaagatatagttactttacagaacatatagtttctaattttttatattatattgtttattttaaaatataattcgtagtaattgttctacagttaaaattatttttctatatGATGTAGTTAATCTTTGGAaagaatagttattcttattgaaatgactatattattatttattcatagttactattatgaggatatagttactttaccgaacatatagttactctttgaatATAATAGTTATTTTTATCGAaataactatatttttttatatagttactattatgaagatatagttactttacagaacatatagtttctataatatattatttttgcctgcaagaatgaatatataattattcttatttttatagtaactgttttacagttaaaattacttttctatatgatatagtaactcgttggatagaataattattcttatcgaaatgactatattttttgtatatagttactattatgaagatatagttactttacagaacatatagtttctataatatattatttttgcctgcaagaatgaatatataattattcttatttttatagtaactgttttacagttaaaattacttttctatatgatatagtaactcgttggatagaataattattcttatcgaaatgactatattttttgtatatagttactattatgaagatatagttactttacagaacttatagtttctataatatattatttttgcctgcaagaatgaatatataattattcttacttttatagtaactattttacagttaaaactagattagatcccgtgcacgcacggattttgataaaataatttcacaaaatatttaaatgaATATCCCCAAattactgcatagttataacatacttcgtatttaacatactcgtttaagtttattcatctaatatgcatatttaaaatgctaatgtgttaatttgactaaaatattgagtgatatattttccattattaatatagtgatttgactaaaatgttaccaatttagaataattattattacgtcgtatctattattgccataatttataaactaaattttatttccatacataaatagtttataaaaaaaggtagagaataaaaataaaataaaacagatacactttttttgggaaagtgattttggcgggaaaaaatcgcaccaggaattgacacgtgtcattcctggtgtctcttttagtatatagtaatagattacttttctatatgatatagtaactcgttggatagaataattattcttatcgaaatgactatattttttgtatatagttactattatgaagatatagttactttacagaacatatagtttctataatatattatttttacctgcaagaatgaatatataattatttttatttttatagtaacggttttacaattaaaattatttttctatatgatatagtaactcgttggatagaataattattcttatcgaaatgactatagttttttttatatagttactattatgaagatatagttactttacagaacctatagtttctataatatattatttttgccTGCAAGAATGTatatataattattcttatttgtatagtaattgttttacaattaaaattacttttctatatgataaaGTTACTCGttggatagaataattattcttatcgaaatgactatatatatatatattcttttcATAATTACTAttctgaagatatagttactttacaaaacatatagtttctataatttactctttttgtctgcaagaatgaatatataattactcttattctttatatagttactcttttttaataacattaactatatgatatataatagtaactatgtaatAGAAATAATTACTATATAGTATCCTATACTTGTCCACATCATATGACATATTCTTGAGCCACACTCGTAAACTAATAAGATTTTCAGCCCATAATTAAGGATCACTATTATAGTTACTCCACCAAAGCTAACACAAGCCAATAGTCAAACGGTGAAACAATTATTGGGCCTATTCACCTTCTTCGTGCCTTCTTCTTTATTCAGCagttaataaattaaaatgtCTCTCAAGCTCCAACTCAAACTTCAACTTCCTTAGAAACACCTTGTCGCAACATCCGATTGTAAAATCGATATTCAGCCAACCTCATAAACTCCGCATCCTTCTCAACCAGATCCTGCGATGGTGATGGTGGCTTTATGGATAGATCTTGCGGCAGCGATGGTTGCTTTAAGGACAAATCCTACGACGGCGATGGTGGCTTTACTGACAAATCCAACGGCGGCAAAGAGGCGGGAGGAATACTTGTCTTTGAGAACAATGCGGTAGAGCTCGGGGATGTAGAGGTGGTTAGAGGACGCGCGAGAGGAGACTCTGAAAGTCTGAAGGAGAAGTCGTTTCCACCGAGGATGGATTTGGTTAGGGAGATGACGAGGGTTTCGATGTCTTAATGCATCACTGCTAATTAGCGTGGACCGGGTCCATGGAAGTGGAATTGTTATATTTGACGTGTGTCGTTTGGACATCAGTGCACCAAGAGCACCATACACACTCATCGTATTTGCGCACTGTCTAAGACCATGTGCATCCTTGACCTACGGTCAAATGTAAAacaatttctctctcatctttcaTCTTCTTCCACCTCACTTTCCACTAACTTGACTCACCTCTTGCTTTAAACCCTTAATTTTCTTCCACAACCTTGACTCAAGGTCACCATACTCTCTCACCTACTTTTTACATAAATCCTACATCAAATTCTCTCACCTAcacaattaataattttaaccaTCCCTAGAATTTATCATTAACACACAATATCGATAATGATAACAAATTGTTcatcttttatattattaattgaCATTATCGTAACTCCATTTGTCTCGTTTTTCCCCTATGTTAACTAAGAAACTCTCACAAAATTAGTTAAATGAAACAAGAAAAATGAGACGAGGAAGTAAAATGAGGCGATTAGCATTTACTTTAAATACTATTATCAAATAATGAGCATAAATGAAGTAGCAATTAATTAATCAgaaattttttgcaaaataaTTAACACTATGACTAACCGCAATAACAGATTTTGTATTCGATTTTCCcatcaaaaaataattaaaatcatctaATTTATCTTTGCACATTCCCCCACTAATCATTACCTCAAGGAAGCCAAATGACCAAGGGGTCAAATATGTGACCTCTGTCAAGTTATTGTTCAACTTGACAACAAGCTTAAGTTAACATTGTGGGTATTTTGAGAGGTTAAACACCACTTGACAACAAACACAAGTCAACAATGTATGTGCTCTTAATGCTCAATTGCTTATCAAACAAGCGAACAAGGActcaattcaacaattcaactCTGTAAACGAACTCCAACACAAATGCAATATCAAACAGTAAAAAGCTCCAAACTCATctctcttttatgttttttctcttttctcctCATCACCACTGTCAAATCAACCCAACAcccatcatcatcttcttcgtCAATCATCTCCAGATTCCAAGAATACCTTCGGATTAATACTGCTCAACCAAACCCCAATTACTATGAAGCTACTGATTTCATCCTTTCTCAAGCTAAATCTTTATCCCTTGAATTCCAGACCATTGAATTTGTAAAAAGTAAACCCTTGATTTTGCTCAAATGGCCTGGGAAAAACCCCAAATTACCCTCTGTTCTCCTGAATTCACACACCGACGTCGTTCCGGTGGAATCCCAGAAATGGGTCCATCACCCTTTTGGCGCCCACATTGATTCGGATGGCAATATTCATGCCAGGGGTACTCAGGCAAGTAATTCTATTTTAAAAGTTACTTTTTCAATTAAATGGATTAGGGGTATGAATTTGTTGCCGTTTATGCTTATTAAAGTATCAAATTCTGATATTATACCCTTTTTGTTTTGTTGATAGCTTGAAATTTTGGTCATAAGATAATAGATTATGATGAGAAATCGTGGGTCGTTTGAATCCGTTATCTCTTTGTTTAAGTCAGTTAATTGAAGGATTAAGAATGTTCTGATTTTCAATTTGATAGATGCTGAATTAAAAATATCAGTATGAAGAATTTATTTGTGATTTTGGTAAATGCTGATTATGTAGGATATGAAAAGTGTGGGAATGCAATACTTAGAAGCTATTAGGAAGTTGAAGGATTCTGGGTTTGAGCCGACTCGTACCATTTATTTATCTTTTGTGCCAGACGAAGAGATTGGAGGACGAGACGGTGCTGAGAAGTTGGCTGAGTCTGATGTGTTTGAGAATATGAATGTGGCCTTTGTGCTTGATGAGGGAATGCCATCACCAAATGAAAAGTATCGGGCATATAACGGGGAGAGGTCGCCAATGTGGCTGGTTATCAAGGCAACTGGGGCACCTGGACATGGGGCAAAGTTGTATGACAATACTGCAATGGAGAATTTGTTGAAGAGTATTGAGAGTATTAGGGGTTTTCGAGCATCACAGGTTGATATGCTAAAAGCTGGGTTGAAATCCGAGGGAGAGGTGATTTCAGTAAACTTGGTATATTTGAGAGCTGGCACGCAAACTCCGAATGTAAgtctgtctttattgtgatcatttgatcaatgatgagagtcataaaaaaaaaagagaaaaagatcaATTGCTTGATATTAATATGCAGTAATTTTGTTATTGCCTCTCAGGGATTTGTCATGAATTTGCAACCTTCTGAAGCTGAAGCAGGTATAGACATTCGAGTTCCACCTACAGCTGATCAGAAATCTCTTGAAAAGCGTATTGCTGAGGAGTGGGCTCCTGCTTCACGCAATATGACATTTGAGGTAGGAGTTGCTTAATTCATGGAATTTATTTTCTTGTTGATTTATGCAATAtattaatgaatttaattgcaCCTGCAGTGTTGTTTTCCTACTTTATGCTGTATTTCATATTACGAATTTGATAACAAAGGGTTAGTCACTGTTTTATTTACTCCGCAGTCTGTTCTTGTATCCGATGAGAAAAATAGTGAAATACTTGTATTTGATGAGAGAAACTGAGTCATTCTTGGTGAGCAGAGTGTTTGTAAATGCTACAAGAGATGTCTGAAATTCCCATGACAATCCCATTTGACTGATGTAAAGGCTACAAAAGATGTCTGAAATTCAGAATAGGCAAAGGGTTTACTTTCATTTGGCTTCGTAGGGTGGCAGTTTTCTTGAATTATCAGTGATGAACTTTTGTGCTACTTTGATTCTTCCAGGCTTTCCAGCAATCGTAGCTTCATCTTGCTTACCGACACTTGATCTTGTTCCTTCCTGATTGTTATTCCCTTTGCTCACGCATATTTTTTCCTTGCTTATAATTACGTAGTAGTTTGTTCACTGTTGCCAGTTATCTATGCGCGCCTATGCTATTGTTGGATGCAATGATTATTGCGACGTAGCTGTTTCAATTGTGATGGTCCTGTGTGGCTATGTAGAACTTACCTCAGAAAGTTTATCAGTTGAATAGACTGTTATGCCATGGATGTCAAATGCACAATAAGCATATTGCAATTGATAAGAATCAGAGCACAAGGAAAGCAAGCAAGAGCCTCGATCTTCTCTCTTGTTGTCTAAACCTGCTATGTAGTTTCCTGCACATGCGTACAAGTTTTTAAATGCTTTACTCCGTGGGTGAAGCATTGTATGTCTTTCATGTTTCCTTTAGAACTTGAATGAAATGCGCCTTATACAGGCTTACCTGCTGCTACAATTGACTAGGTTTTTCTTTCATTCTGGAGACATAATCATAAAATTTTCATGGATAGTTTAAGCATGAGCTCTAATCTGCAgggaatttgaacttgacttGACACTAGCAGGCATAAATCCAGCTTTGTACCAAAATATCGTAAATTGTGCACAAATTAACTGGTGTATAATCTATAGTGCAAACTGTATCATGAACTTTTGGCATGATGCGTGGATGAACACTTTTCCGTAGCCTACTTtaagttttcttttctttttttatccCGCTTTGCTGTTTGACTGATGTAATTGTGGCTTGTGCAGTTCAAGCTGAAGGTTCCTGTGGTTGACAGATACGGTAAGCCTGCTCTAACAGTTGCTGACAATTCAAACCCCTGGTGGGTCCTCTTAGAAAAAGCCGTCTACAGTGCTGGTGGAAAACTTGGAAAGCCAgaggtaaatattggaacaacAGATGCTCGTTACTTTAGGCAACGAGGCCTGCCAGCTATAGGATTCTCTCCTATTGCAAATACTCCTCTCCTACTACATGACCACAATGAGGTACATAATTGCTTCTGTTCTTATTAGTTAAATACGGAGTATCTTTTTGTGTGGACAGAGTTCAATTTTTGATGTACTCTATGATTGATTGTGAATATGGATATAGAAGTTTCAATGTTATAAATCACATATTTACATGCATGTCACTGAGGTTGCCTTTTATATTAGAATACTTTGAATCTGGTTCTTCACAGTTGTGGAATTATCGATTTCCAAAGTGCTGATTTGGTTATAATTTTCTGTTGACTTGAAACTATACTTTAGGTAACTCGTCACTTTATTTTTGGTAAGTAAAAGTCATAAATTCCATTCAGACTATTCGTTTGTGGCTTGTGTCCGGTGTCCCAATTGGACACAAGTCACCAATATAGGCTACTTTAGTACGAAGTAGTACCTATTAGGTATCAATACACTCATAATTCTTATTGGTACAAATAATAAGCATACTGGTAcctaagagcatctccaatggttacaTATAGGGATTAGCTTGCAATTTTCATAAAATTTCGAGCTACTAGCCAACCATTGGAGTACATATGAGCAATTAGCCAAGTTAAGCAAATTAGCTCTACATAGCTAATTAGCTTGGGAAAAAAAGAACGGAAAAGAAATTGGTTATTTGATAAACATgtgaattgaataataaaaataaatattgttaAAAAATTCAAGCAACTTGCTAACCATTGGAGCAAAATACACTTGAAAAAATAGTAGCTTGAAAATCTGACATGGCAAATGAGAGCAACTTACCAATTTGCTTACCATTAAAGATGCTCTAATGTGGTACTATTTTGGACCAAAGAAAGCTATATCGGGCGATTTTGGGGGCACGAGCCACATTTGACAAAGACTCCCCCCCTGTTAATAACACAGTGACTAAGCTGAAATAACTACCAAGCAATAAAATTGTGTTTTGGTAGTAAAAATCTGTTCCAAACACTATAGGAATAAGCTTGAGTTTGGTGATTCCCACAACTCTGATAGACATtctgaattttgtactttcggTTTCGCTTCCAGTTCTGAATCCCTGCATTATTCACCAAAGTCTGCTTCACCTTACGTATATGTTTCCAAGACCACCCTGCACTGGCCGGCGCAGTATACTGTATACTCCCACCAGTTTTGTTGCTCTATGTATCTACTGCACCCATAGAGTGTCTTGTTTCTTGAAAATATCCCAGACAATTTATTAATAACAGCCTGGTTCCAAAGTAGAGTATCTTGACTCCCAGACCCCCAGCTTTTTTTTGTAAGTCGTCATTCTTGTTTACTTGTTGTGGACGTCTGATGTTATGCTGTGTTCTATGAAATGTTGTTTGATTAATCTTGAGAATTACTTCTATTCTTGTGTAAAAGATAGGATGCACTAGAAAAATTCATCAAACTGGCACTTTGCCACaatatcatatatttatattcaaGTTCACAGCTGAAATACATCCCTTAATGTTGCCAATTCTTGCTCTTCCCTCTTCATAGGGACGGTGAAATCACTGATTCAGACTTGCTTTTTAACACatgcatgttttttttttttttttttttttttgctgcaGCTCCTAAATCAACGGGAATATCTCAAAGGAGTTGACACATATGTTTCGATAATCAAAGCTTATGCTTCTTATGCAGAGGAGACAGAAACTCAAGCTGCCAAAGATGAGTTGTAATACTTCGTAGAACGGTTAGTATCTTTGCTAATCATcagaaactgaaaatttcatCCTTACTAGTTACTTCCCACGCAACTAAACTGATTACTCACTATCATTATTGTTTAACTTGCTGCAGCTCCTAAACCGAGCAGAAAATCTTAAAAGGACCAGATAAATATGCTTTAGTCATCAAAGCTAATGCATCTTATACTGTTCGAAGTTTATGGCTCCATCTTTCACTTGACTCTTCTGCCAGAAACTGATTGTTTTGGCGCGGAGATATTTGTTGTTACTATGTGAAGATTTCAAGTGATTTCAGTGCCTAGTGTTTAGCAACAGGAAAAAAATTACTGCTCCAACTTCTTGAAACTTCACTTGTAACTTTGTTTAGGCtcaaataattttataaatggGGAAAATCTGGTTCAGATCTCTAGTGACCGTTCTCTTTACTGTAAATTTGTGGTGAATTATGTCGACTCTGATGCTTTTGTGGTTTTGCCATATTGTAATAAGTGGGCAACTGGGCATCCATCTGTTTCATTCACCACAGGTGATATTATATTGACAAATTATAAGGTGAACCACCATGGTGCTCAAACTAGAGTTGTCAAATCGGTCACCTCGTGTCTCAAGTCGTGTCGGGCCACCTTGTGTCTCAGGTCGTGTCGGGTCACATTGTCAcccgggttcaggtcgggttggTTTTCGGTAGGGTCATGACGGTTTATTTTCCATTTCGTGTAcatgtcgggttcgggtcgtgTCATGTTTAGGTCTGGTTCAATTTCGGGTTCGGATCTTATCTAGTCGGGTTTACGTCGATTTCGTCGCAGGTTATTTCAGGTTCGAGTCAGATCGGATAATTATCGGTTTGATCAAAATTTAGGTGTGGTTCACTGACTGAAGCGAACAAGAGACTAAAAATTGAAACCCCCATCTTCCCTCCACAAAAATGCAAACATTAAACTGGAAACACCTCCTCTTCCATCTctactttttctctctcctcttcttcacatcatcatcatcatcatcatcatcatcatcatcatcatcatcatcatcatcaattatCTCCAGATTTCAAGAATATCTTCAAATAAACACTGCTTATCCAAAGCCCAACTACTATGAAGCTGTTGATTTCATCCTATCTCAAGCTAAATCGTTGTCCCTTGAATCCCAGActtttgaatttgtcaaagatAATCCGTTAGTCTTGCTCAAATGGCCTGGGAAAAACCCCAAATTGCCCTCAGTCCTGCTCAACTCTCATACCGACGTCGTTCCGGCTGAACCCCAGAAGTGGATGCACCACCCCTTCAGTGCTCACATTGATTCCGATGGCAATATTTATGCCAGAGGTTCTCAGGCAAGCACCCCAATCAAGcttcattttttaaaattaaaattttaatttttgagtattttttttaatcaagttCCATTGATATGATAAATACATCTGTAAAAATGGAGTAGTTGGCTTTTCTGGGTAAATCAGTTCTTAGGCATTTGATCAATTGAGTAAATTGCTACATATTCTGATTTCAATAGAATTTTCCGTACTCTTTCATCAATCTATATAAGGGAATGTTGAGAATTCTATTCACAAAAAATGTAACTATTTTTGGAAAAGTGACAATCTTTTTCCGACACTCCAAAGTAGTGTTAGGAATTCTCTTTCTAGATAGAGCAACAAATGAGTATTAATTTTTGTGTTTGAGACTGGATGATCGGCGATTGTTTTTTATTGATTATATGTTGGTTATCTACTGCAATTATATTCAGAATTGTGGATATGAAATTTTGTACTTCTGCTGTGA encodes:
- the LOC110786638 gene encoding uncharacterized protein; its protein translation is MQYQTVKSSKLISLLCFFSFLLITTVKSTQHPSSSSSSIISRFQEYLRINTAQPNPNYYEATDFILSQAKSLSLEFQTIEFVKSKPLILLKWPGKNPKLPSVLLNSHTDVVPVESQKWVHHPFGAHIDSDGNIHARGTQDMKSVGMQYLEAIRKLKDSGFEPTRTIYLSFVPDEEIGGRDGAEKLAESDVFENMNVAFVLDEGMPSPNEKYRAYNGERSPMWLVIKATGAPGHGAKLYDNTAMENLLKSIESIRGFRASQVDMLKAGLKSEGEVISVNLVYLRAGTQTPNGFVMNLQPSEAEAGIDIRVPPTADQKSLEKRIAEEWAPASRNMTFEFKLKVPVVDRYGKPALTVADNSNPWWVLLEKAVYSAGGKLGKPEVNIGTTDARYFRQRGLPAIGFSPIANTPLLLHDHNELLNQREYLKGVDTYVSIIKAYASYAEETETQAAKDEL